In the genome of Anabaena cylindrica PCC 7122, the window AAAATTATTTGGAAATACTGGAATTTGTATGCTTCAGGTAGCCAAAACGTTATTATGCCGTCCAGAGGAATCTATATACACAGTTTTTGGTACTGTTGAATCTGATCTAACTTCTCCCAAACCTGTTGCATTTTAAATAATTTTAGTTACTAAATTAGCCTTATGGAAGTCCTAAATTTTCTACAAGACGTTGCCAAAAATATACAAATAGAACCCAATTTTGGTGTCCGTCATCCTGATTATAAACCCCTAGAACTTCCCGCAGAAATGATCGCTCGGTTTCAAAAAATGCCTGCGGATGTTCAGGAAAAATACCTGAGTTTACAGCTAAGAAGTTTTCTTTATGGTATCTATTACAATGGTTCTTTACAATCAAAACTAGCATTGCAGTCAGATTTAGCTAATTCAAACCTCTACCAAAATTTAGAAAATAATACCTTTCTAGGAATAGATGTTGAATTTTACGATCGCTTGCACCAAAGTAATGCAGGAGAAGGCTATTTTGACCAAGGCTGGCAGGTAGCGAAGGAAGAAAGCGACGGCACTTTGGCAGTAATAAAACATGGTTTAACTCTGCATATTGAGCGCGATTGCCATTTATCATCAGCAGAAAAATTGGCTAATGTGGGCGATGTAGTTGCGATCCGAATGCCTCGAAATTTAGTTCAAAACGGCTTTTATGTAGCAGTCAGCAGTCTAGGAAGCGAAAATGTCAATAATTCAGATAATTATGCTGGAACGGTGCGGATCTACTTCAATTTAAAGCCTGAAGGTGCGATCGCCATCATGGGAAGTTTAACCCAGAAACTAAAAGAAATTCAACTTCCTTTTACTTTCAAAGTCCTATATAACCCTTCTGATTACGGAAGACATGATTCAGGGGTACTATACTTTGAAAAAAGTGAATATGAACAAGTTCGGCAAATTCTCCAGACTGTTTACACCGAAAATCAATCCTACTTTCAAGAAAAAATTCCCCTCTTTACCAAACAACTAGCACCTGGACTAGGTTTAGCAGAAGAACCCGACCAAAAATTCACAGTTCAAGAAAGTTTTGGCATGAATCGTTGCCAAATTGTAGTTAATGGGTTATTGGAAGCTAGACAAAAAGGAGACGAGACCCCCGAAAACCGTCTTAAATTAGCGATCGCTCAATTTTCGCTGCTGGGAATTGACTGGCAACGTCCTTATCTAAATTCCAAATCCGCAGACATCTACGCTCCCTTAGACTTATGCTAATAACCGATTTAGTACCGCAACCTTCAACTATAGCTAAAGAAGTTGACCCGGCGATCGCCACATTTCCAGAGTCAGATTTGCCCTTTTACCGTAAACTAGGGCGGACTGATTTAACCGTCAGTTGTCTGGGATTGGGTGGAGGCGGTGGGATCTCTAGTGAAGATACCCTCTATGCTTTTGATCGTGGTATCAACTACTTTTTTTACTCCAGCGATCTGCACCATTATTTATATACCAACATGGCTCAATCGCTCCGCCAAATCTGCGGACGCGGTTCCTCAGTCCGCGAAAAAGTTATTCTGGCAACGGTTACTTATATCAAAAGTCCAGAAATGTTGCTTGGTGCTTTATTAGATCAGTTTGCCGAGCTAAAAATCGATTACATTGATGTGCTATTTTGGGGTTGGATTGGGTCTAATGATGGTTCAGTTCTGAATGATTGCTTAAATATTTCTCAAGAAGTTAAAGGTTATAATTCTGTTTATCAGCGATCAATAGAAAGACTACTTGGCACATCAGAACTGCTAAAAAAAATGGGAATTGTGCGCTATATCGGCGCATCTTTCCATGATTTAAACCTGGCTCAACAATGGTTAAATAGCC includes:
- a CDS encoding T3SS effector HopA1 family protein; translated protein: MEVLNFLQDVAKNIQIEPNFGVRHPDYKPLELPAEMIARFQKMPADVQEKYLSLQLRSFLYGIYYNGSLQSKLALQSDLANSNLYQNLENNTFLGIDVEFYDRLHQSNAGEGYFDQGWQVAKEESDGTLAVIKHGLTLHIERDCHLSSAEKLANVGDVVAIRMPRNLVQNGFYVAVSSLGSENVNNSDNYAGTVRIYFNLKPEGAIAIMGSLTQKLKEIQLPFTFKVLYNPSDYGRHDSGVLYFEKSEYEQVRQILQTVYTENQSYFQEKIPLFTKQLAPGLGLAEEPDQKFTVQESFGMNRCQIVVNGLLEARQKGDETPENRLKLAIAQFSLLGIDWQRPYLNSKSADIYAPLDLC
- a CDS encoding aldo/keto reductase produces the protein MLITDLVPQPSTIAKEVDPAIATFPESDLPFYRKLGRTDLTVSCLGLGGGGGISSEDTLYAFDRGINYFFYSSDLHHYLYTNMAQSLRQICGRGSSVREKVILATVTYIKSPEMLLGALLDQFAELKIDYIDVLFWGWIGSNDGSVLNDCLNISQEVKGYNSVYQRSIERLLGTSELLKKMGIVRYIGASFHDLNLAQQWLNSPLLDVVMVRHNVAHRSAQNLIFNQLNQQDPKRPGIITFKSTGSHSGMLWDAPDNLPAKCWQPSVPDLYRYSLTQNCVDVCLMGLQRREEIDAAINSVKQGKLTPDELDYLNIYGDLHRHKLKVQKIAPEKLIYRS